The DNA sequence ACGGGGTCCGCTGCTGCGGCTGCGGCCTCGTCTTCGTCCATCCCCAACCGGCCCGGGAAGAGATCGCGGCGATGTACGACGAGGCCTACTTCACCGAGTGCGGCCCGGAGCGCGGCGCCCACGGGGCGCTTCCCTACCTTGATCGCGCCGAGGCGTCGCGTCCCAAGATGCTCGGCGCGGCGCGGCGCCTGGAGAAGCTCCTCAAGCCCTCGGGCGGCCCGCGCGGCCGCCTCCTCGAGATCGGGTGCGGGCCGGGCTATCTTCTCTCCGCTCTGCGCGAACTCGGCTGGTCGGTCTCTGGCCTCGAGATCTCCGGCTTCGCGGCGCGGCGCGCGCGGGAGGAGTTCGGGCTCGAGATCGCGCAAGGCCCGATCGCCCGCGAGGCGTTCCCCGCCTCGAGCCTCGACGCCGTTCTGATGGGCGATGTCCTCGAGCACCTCGCCGATCCCCTCCCATCGCTGGGTATCGTCCGCGAGTGGCTGGCGCCGGGAGGGCGCCTTGTGATTGCGCTCCCCTCGACGATGAACCTCCTCTCCACGAAGATCGGGCTCGCGGCGCACCGGATCCTGGGCAGGTTC is a window from the Candidatus Eisenbacteria bacterium genome containing:
- a CDS encoding class I SAM-dependent methyltransferase; translated protein: MEIGRASASTGRSVRSRPGERAAGSCWLCRGSDLAILPFRYAFRGRHLYGVRCCGCGLVFVHPQPAREEIAAMYDEAYFTECGPERGAHGALPYLDRAEASRPKMLGAARRLEKLLKPSGGPRGRLLEIGCGPGYLLSALRELGWSVSGLEISGFAARRAREEFGLEIAQGPIAREAFPASSLDAVLMGDVLEHLADPLPSLGIVREWLAPGGRLVIALPSTMNLLSTKIGLAAHRILGRFRTLRIAPYHLFEYTPRTARAMLAASGFDLIDLRQSAVRLGRMPRGGSILERGAKLAAQLLAHATTRSLNRGGDRLLLVARKPPACPEGERRDGAAPMRASSGR